Genomic DNA from Paenibacillus donghaensis:
CCTGTATGCCTGCAGCACCCATTGCCGATACTGCGATTCCGAGCAGGATGAGAACAGACGGATTAAGCGATCTGCGCCAAGCCAGAGAAAACACAAAGGCTGCTGCAGTAACCCCACCCACAATGGCGGCAATCGGCACCGCAAATACCGTCAACGCCGGCCAGGCAAACATCACCACCATCGCGCCAAACCCGGCACCCGAGGTTACGCCAATAATCGAGGCATCTGCCAGCGGATTACGGACAGCACTCTGAATCAAGACACCGCTAATGGCAAGTGCTATACCGCCGCAAGCCGCAACGAGTGTACGTGGAAGCCGTAAATTCAGCAGGACGGAATAGGCTTGATCTCCCTTACCGACCAGACTGCCCAGCAATTCGGTAATGGGCACTCGGGTTCCCCCAAGTGACAAACTCACCAGAATAATCACGATGAGCAGCACTGCCATAAATATCGCAGTCGGAGCAAATCGCATACGCAGCGCAGCGCCTCCAATATTCATCGAGGACTGTCCCGTGCCTGCCCCGGATATATTCTTCATCTTGGTAAGCACCAGCCAGATGAGCCAAGGCGCTCCAATAATCGCCATAACCGCACCAACCGGTATTTCCCCCACATTGCTCCGTACCATACGCGCAAGCATATCCGCTGCCGTAATGAGCAGCGCTCCCCACAACGCGCTCGCCGGGATCAGCAGGTGATGCTTGCGGATACCGCTGAGCCGGACAAGATGGGGCGCGACCAGACCCACGAAGCCGATGGGGCCAACCACGCTGACCACAATAGCAGCCATCAATACCGATAGGCCGAGACCCACAGCCCGAGTTAATCCTACACGCTGGCCGAGTGAGCGGGCAGTAGACTCATCCAACTCAAGCGCATCGAATTGCCTGCCTGCAAACACCGCTGCCGCAAGCAGAACCAGGACGAAAGGCCAGGCATACTGAACACCGTCCCAGTCGAGCTGAATCAAGGAACCGGAGCCCCATAAGAATAAATTTTGCGTTTCCGTTTTATTGAATATATGTATGGCCGACGTAAACGCACCAAGTACCATGGACACGATCATACCCGATAAAGCCAGCCTCACAGGCGTGGCTGTCTTGCCCCCGCTCAGCAAATAGGCAGCCAGCGCCGCCAACAGCCCCCCTGCTACCGCCAGCAAAAACGGAAACTGCTGCTGCATTGCCGGGAAAGCAACCAAGCCAAGGACAACCATAAAGTAAGCTCCGGCATTGATCCCCAGTGTATCTGAGGACGCCAGCGGATTCTTCGTTATCGTCTGCAGTAGAGTTCCAGCCACAGCCAGGCCGGCTCCGGCCAGGATGCCAATCACCGTACGCGGCATACGGATATCCCAGAGCAGATTATGCTCCATCACATCTTTGCGGTTCAGCAAACCCTCGAATACTGTGGCTGCCGGGATATTGGCTTCTCCGAAGCAGAGACTTAGAACGAATAGAACGAAGAGGACGGCAAGGCCGCCCCCAAATATTCCAATTACCCGCCAGGTCATTCCGATTGGAGCTGCTGTGTTGCTGTTGTCGTTCGTCAAGGTATTCATTTCGTTAATGTAGCTACAACTTCATCAACGATAACTTTGGAGGAGACCGGACCGCCGAACACCCAGGTCGCACTGTCGAGTCCGAAGGTACGTTTCTCCTTCACGAAGGTAAGGCCATTCCATACGGAATTATCCTTCAGTTCTTTCGAGAAGATATCATCATCCTTTTGCACGATATAGATCAGATTAGTATCCTGAACCGCAGGCAAGGCTTCAACCGTCGAGGTGCTAAATCCGTACACTTCGAATGTTTCAGGAGTCCAGTCATTTTTCAGGCCAATCCGGTCCAATGTCTGTACAGCAAGTGAGTTATTGGTAAAAAGACGCATCGTCGCTGCATTCTGATAGCTGTATGCTTGGGTCAGCACATAATTCAAGCCTTCTTTGCCTGCTGCGGCCAATTTCTCTTTGGCCTCCGTATAGTGCGCGTCCAAATCAGCAAGGACCTTATCCCCTTCCGCTGATTTGCCGACAGCAGCA
This window encodes:
- a CDS encoding iron ABC transporter permease, giving the protein MNTLTNDNSNTAAPIGMTWRVIGIFGGGLAVLFVLFVLSLCFGEANIPAATVFEGLLNRKDVMEHNLLWDIRMPRTVIGILAGAGLAVAGTLLQTITKNPLASSDTLGINAGAYFMVVLGLVAFPAMQQQFPFLLAVAGGLLAALAAYLLSGGKTATPVRLALSGMIVSMVLGAFTSAIHIFNKTETQNLFLWGSGSLIQLDWDGVQYAWPFVLVLLAAAVFAGRQFDALELDESTARSLGQRVGLTRAVGLGLSVLMAAIVVSVVGPIGFVGLVAPHLVRLSGIRKHHLLIPASALWGALLITAADMLARMVRSNVGEIPVGAVMAIIGAPWLIWLVLTKMKNISGAGTGQSSMNIGGAALRMRFAPTAIFMAVLLIVIILVSLSLGGTRVPITELLGSLVGKGDQAYSVLLNLRLPRTLVAACGGIALAISGVLIQSAVRNPLADASIIGVTSGAGFGAMVVMFAWPALTVFAVPIAAIVGGVTAAAFVFSLAWRRSLNPSVLILLGIAVSAMGAAGIQVMIVKASLWSSSSFIWLTGSTYGRGWAQFNSLFIFLLVLVPAAYYLGRRFDLLAFGDESSTGLGLPVRGARLAAMIIGVLLAAGAVASVGTIGFLGLMAPHVVRMMIGHHTRHSIILSGLLGGLLLVIADTVGRTIMAPKEIPSGLIIMLIGAPYFLFLMYRSLVKTK